AAGATCGCGGCTCTTTTTCCAGAATCCGCGGCGGTTTTTCATTCAGTGTTTCCCCGTCCAGCAGGCGTTGATACAGCTGAAGGTATTCTGCTGTCATTTTCGCCGCTGAAAAGTTCTCGCGCACATACTCGTGGCAGGCCTTGCGGTCATAGTCGGCGGCATGCTGCACCGCTTTGGCGAGCTCCGACTTGCTTTTGGATAAAAAACCGTATTCGGGTTTGACGATTTCCGGCAGCGAACCGTAGGGCGTTCCGAATACCGGACACCCGAAATACAAACTCTCGATAATCGCCAATCCCTGCGGTTCATGCCAGATCACCGGAAACAACAGCGCTTCCGCATGCTGAATAATGCGGTTCTTTTTTTTACCGCCCACCAGTCCGTGATAGCGAATTCTCGGGTCCAGATCGAAACGACGGCCGCCCATGATGTGCAGACGTTTGTCCGCCATCTTGGCGATTTCCACAGCCCCCTTGCAGTTTTTCAGTTTCCAGGACACTTTGCCGAGAAACAGCAGATAGCGCCGTTCCGCATTCAAATCCACCGGCCCCAGTTCATCAAAATCCAGACCATTGTACACATAACTCTCTGATCCATGGCGTTGAGCGTGATTTTTAGACACAAAAACCGAATTAACATCAAAGGTCTCACCTAATTTTCCGGTCCCGTGAATGGTAAACAGTGTTTTTTGCTTCAAGGGTTGTCCGATTCGGTGATGACAATGCACCACATCAGTGTGAACCGGAATCTGCTGGCGGAGTGGTTTAACCGGATCATGCTCAATGACCTGCGCAAACGGACAGCTTGAGCCCTTTTTGACCACATAACTCACGTTATGACCGAGTTTCACCAGCTCTTTTCCCAGCGCCCAGATATCCCGCTGTGTACCGCCATAGTTCTTTACAGGAATTTTGCTTTTGACTGCCGCAATTGTCACATGCATATATTCACCTGGTTCATTTTATCTTTTCATAAATATAATAGAATAAAGTGAATTAAAAAAATAGTTTCCCCGATGAAATTCAGCATAAAGATCATTATGTATTTAAAGCACAAAAAAATCAAACCACGAAAAACACGAAACACACAAAAAAACAATCATTTTTTATTTTTCGTATTCTTTTGTGTGTTTTGCGGGTTTTTCACACCTGTGACGGCCAAAGCGTCAAAGAGGCGCCATCCGATTCATAGCCTGCCTCACGGAATGCAGACTGCAATTCATGCCGGGCTGCATCAATCCCGTCAATCATTCGAATACATATCTGTTTTCTCGGCCGCCAGAGCGCCGGCAGCTGCAGAAATATATGAAACGCGGCAGCGAGTCTATTACGGTGTTCTGATCTGAAATCATGCAGCAGCGCAAGGCGTTCCCCGTACTGTTCAGCATAGAACACCGGTTTGGCATCGACAAACAGCAAATGGTTGGCTACAGAACGCGTGACTGATACCGGCTGCGAATCCAGAGTCAATAGGTCCCACTCGTACAGCCCCCCGAACGGCAGAGCAGGATCCATTGTGCTGAGCAAATGTACGGACTCTGCATGCTCTCCCTGCATTTGCAACGCTTTTAGACGTTCCAACGCCTCAGGCAGGGCAAACTGTACTCCGGAGAGTCCCTGGATAAAATATCCGCGACGTATTTCACCGCGCCATTCCATGCGTTTGAGGGTTTGGAATATGCGCGACCAGGGCTCAAGTCCGGTCTCTTTACGATAAAACTCTTTGACCAGCACCCCGTAGCGCTGCAGCAGCAGACGGGTTTGCTGTTCAATACGTTCCTCTTCAGTCAATTCCTTTCCCATCACCGCGAACGACCCAGTCAGGAACCAGCGGCCGCTGCGCGTGACAAGCCGTTGTTTGACCGCCTGACGCCGGAAGGACCGCTGTCCTCTGTGATGCCGCTCCGCCGAGCGCCAGGCCGGGCGGATTTGCCGGTGCCAGTCGGATTCAAGCTCTTTTGACTTTCCCCTTTGCTGCAGTGTATTCATAAATGACCGATAATCATCGCAGCTCACTAGACCGGTGCGGGACAGTTCCCCCAGTCCGTCATCCACCTGCACCGGTGTCAATTCAGTAGCAGCGGCAATGTCATGATGCGGACTGGCGCCGTTGTCGCGTAAAAACTTTGCAATCTGCTGTGCGACCGCACTGCTGTCCGCCAGTTTATCGTCCAGCTTCCCGCGTTCCAGCAGTACAGACCCGCAGGACCGCGGCAGAAACATGATCTGAATCCGTCTGCTTGTGGATGAGCACAGTGGAATCACTTCGCCATCGGCGATACGATTTATCAGGTCTGTTTCAAACTCACCGGCGCTCAGTCGGGGTATTAGAATGCAGCGTTCGTATTCGAACAACGGCAGGTTGTACCCGCTGTACTGCCGGACCAATTCGGTCAGCCCGGTGTGCTGCTCCAGATGATGCCAGTCCAGTAAAAACCGATAAAAATCAGTGCGTTGCAGCGGTTCATGTGCCCGCCTTTGGACTGCAATGGCCCGGCGATACAATTGTGCAAAATTCTCGCGGTCGCACCATTGCTCGCCGGGGGCGCCGACGACCAGCTGACCGCGGACTAGACGATTTTCATTGAGCAGAGTTTCCAGCTGCTCATAAATCTGCTCGCGTGACTGCGGCAAATGCTTTTCCAATTCCTCAATCTCAGCAGGGCCCCGTGTTTTCAGGATGCGCTGCAGCCGGTAATATCCATCCTCATCCTGCCAAAACCGCTCTCGGTCCTCAGCAGTTATCCATTCGCCGTTCCACATCTGAATCCGTCCGCTGTCCTGCAGGTCCTGTAGCCAATGGCGCCATTCATCGCCGGCGCGTTCGGACAATTCCCGCTCAGAAATCGGCCCCAGAACAGAGAGAATCTCAAATAAATCTTCCCGGTCTTTGGCCCGGCGCTCCGGGAGTGTGTACTGCCAGACCTGTTCAGCTTTGCGCACCACACTCGACGAAACCAGGGTAGGAATGGTATTTCGCCCCAGAATCTCATCCAGCAGTTCGCGGTGAAATTCCGCCGCCTGTCCAGGGATGCGCGACTGGTCATAGTCGTACATATAATTAAAGACCAGGCGAAACATCACACCGGACGCCATGGGAGAAGGGGAGCGGGTTTCCACTTTATGAATGCGCATAGACCCGGCCTGGATCTTTTGCAATACCGTTTTCAATCCCTCACTGTCAAAAACATTCTGCAGACAGTCTCGCAGGGTCTCCAGGAGAATAGGGAAATCAGAAAATTCAGTTACCGCCTGCAAAAGGTCTGCCGCGCGCAGACGCTGCAGCCAGAGAGGAATGCGCTGATCCACACGCGACCGCTGCAGCAGCAGAGCGCGCGACGCGTTGTGGCGAAACCGCACCGCGAACAGCGGCGTATTCGGCAGCGCCTCGGTCAACAGCCGTTCGGCATCATCGGGACGCATTTGCAAAAGCTCATCAAGCACAGAAAAATCAGTCACATCCGGCAAACGGATCAGAACAGCATCGTCATCAAAGGTGAACTGGATCTGAGAACCGTAGCGCTGTTCCAGCAGGTGTCCCAGCGCTGTGGCCCAGGCGCCCAGCACCCGGCCGCCGAACGGCGCATGCAGCACCAAATGCGGTTCATTGACGCTATCGGTAAACAGTTCCGCCACAATGCGCTGATCCGTGGGGAGTTCGCCGGTGTGCGCCTTTTGCCGGCGCAGCAGGTCAAGTGTGTTGGCGCGCGCCTGTTCATCCGCGGGACAGTCATCCGGCCAGTTTCCGGTATCCAGCCCGGCCTCCAGACCGCGCCGCAGGGCTCCGATCAACAAACTGGTATGGAAATCACGAAACAGCGGTTCTGCCTTCCAGAACGGTGCACGCGGTTTACTGGATGCGCGCGCTGTAACAAATATGCGGTCGCGTTCGATATCCGCGATGCACCATTCAGTGTTGCCGAGAAAAAAGATATCTCCCACACGTGATTCAAAGACAAATTCCTCCTCCACCTCACCCAGCCGCGTGCGTGTGCCCTGCAGATATACGCCATAGTACCCGCGATCTGCAATGGTGCCGCCGTTCATCACGGCAGTCAGCCGGGCGCCGCGCCGGGCAATCAGCTGATCATTCACCCGATCCCAGGTCAGGCGCGGTTTCAAGGCGCGCAGTTGCGTTGATTCATAACGTCCCGTGAGCATGCGCACCACCTGATTGAACGCGTTTTCGCTGAGATTGCGATAGCAGTAGCTGGCACGAATTAACTGATACAATTTAATCCGGGTCATGGACCGCATGGACAGTTCCGCCACCATCTGCTGCGCCAGCACATCCAGGGCATTTTCCGGAATCTGCGCCTCTTCGATATCAGCATTTAAAGCCGCGCGGGTCAGGGCAACGGCGTCGTCCAGATCGGCTTTGTACAGCGGCAGCACCAGTCCCCGACTGACCGCCTGCAGCTGATGACCGCTGCGGCCGATGCGCTGCAGCATCGAGGTCACGCTGGCCGGAGAATTCAGATGCACCACCAGATCAATACTGCCGATATCGATCCCCATCTCCAGTGAGGCCGTTGCAATCACAGCGGGAATCAGCCCACGTTTCAATTCATCCTCAATACGGTAGCGCATCTCCCGGGAAATACTGCCGTGATGCGCCAAAGCCAACACCGCCTCAGGATCGCCGGTTTCCCCCCGATAGCGTTCGTTCAGCTGTCGGGCAATCTTTTCGGTCTGAGCGCGCATATTGATAAAAACCAGGGTCGTGCGCTGTGTACGGATCAGGTCGTATAATCGATTGATCACCGCCGGCCAGACTGTGGCATCCGGCAGCTGACCAAAATCCGCCACCGGCGATTCCACCCGGATATCCAGGAAACGGCTGCGGCCGCAGTCCACAATTTGCACCGGACGCGGCTCCTGCGGCATACCAGGCGTCTGTCCGCCCAGATAATCGGCAATACGCTGCAGCGGACGCTGGGTGGCGGACAAGCCGATGCGCACCGGTTCGGTCTCGCACAAGGCTGTCAACCGCTCCAGGGACAGACTGAGATGAACACCGCGTTTGTTGGAGCAAATGGAATGAATTTCGTCCAGGATAACATATTTTAGATTCTGAAACAGCGGACGTACGCGTTCCGAAGTCAACAGCAGATACAGGGATTCCGGGGTGGTGTTGAGTATATGCGGCGGCCGCCGCAGCATGGATTGCCGTTCACTTGAAGGAGTGTCACCGGTGCGCACGGCAGCGCGGATATGCGGCGGTTTAACATCCGTTTCCCGCAATACGCCGGAAATACCGCGCAGCGGCTGTTTTAAATTGCGGTAGATATCATTATTCAGGGCTTTTAGCGGTGAAATATACAACGTATGAAACCCACCGGCATTGCG
This genomic window from candidate division KSB1 bacterium contains:
- a CDS encoding glycosyltransferase; amino-acid sequence: MHVTIAAVKSKIPVKNYGGTQRDIWALGKELVKLGHNVSYVVKKGSSCPFAQVIEHDPVKPLRQQIPVHTDVVHCHHRIGQPLKQKTLFTIHGTGKLGETFDVNSVFVSKNHAQRHGSESYVYNGLDFDELGPVDLNAERRYLLFLGKVSWKLKNCKGAVEIAKMADKRLHIMGGRRFDLDPRIRYHGLVGGKKKNRIIQHAEALLFPVIWHEPQGLAIIESLYFGCPVFGTPYGSLPEIVKPEYGFLSKSKSELAKAVQHAADYDRKACHEYVRENFSAAKMTAEYLQLYQRLLDGETLNEKPPRILEKEPRSFFYLTD
- a CDS encoding DEAD/DEAH box helicase, which gives rise to MPDSVFKSVGFHTAVETWFRQVFDEPSPPQVRGWPQIAAGRHTLILSPTGSGKTLAAFLWAIDDLLRTGLDCDAKVFDRNAGGFHTLYISPLKALNNDIYRNLKQPLRGISGVLRETDVKPPHIRAAVRTGDTPSSERQSMLRRPPHILNTTPESLYLLLTSERVRPLFQNLKYVILDEIHSICSNKRGVHLSLSLERLTALCETEPVRIGLSATQRPLQRIADYLGGQTPGMPQEPRPVQIVDCGRSRFLDIRVESPVADFGQLPDATVWPAVINRLYDLIRTQRTTLVFINMRAQTEKIARQLNERYRGETGDPEAVLALAHHGSISREMRYRIEDELKRGLIPAVIATASLEMGIDIGSIDLVVHLNSPASVTSMLQRIGRSGHQLQAVSRGLVLPLYKADLDDAVALTRAALNADIEEAQIPENALDVLAQQMVAELSMRSMTRIKLYQLIRASYCYRNLSENAFNQVVRMLTGRYESTQLRALKPRLTWDRVNDQLIARRGARLTAVMNGGTIADRGYYGVYLQGTRTRLGEVEEEFVFESRVGDIFFLGNTEWCIADIERDRIFVTARASSKPRAPFWKAEPLFRDFHTSLLIGALRRGLEAGLDTGNWPDDCPADEQARANTLDLLRRQKAHTGELPTDQRIVAELFTDSVNEPHLVLHAPFGGRVLGAWATALGHLLEQRYGSQIQFTFDDDAVLIRLPDVTDFSVLDELLQMRPDDAERLLTEALPNTPLFAVRFRHNASRALLLQRSRVDQRIPLWLQRLRAADLLQAVTEFSDFPILLETLRDCLQNVFDSEGLKTVLQKIQAGSMRIHKVETRSPSPMASGVMFRLVFNYMYDYDQSRIPGQAAEFHRELLDEILGRNTIPTLVSSSVVRKAEQVWQYTLPERRAKDREDLFEILSVLGPISERELSERAGDEWRHWLQDLQDSGRIQMWNGEWITAEDRERFWQDEDGYYRLQRILKTRGPAEIEELEKHLPQSREQIYEQLETLLNENRLVRGQLVVGAPGEQWCDRENFAQLYRRAIAVQRRAHEPLQRTDFYRFLLDWHHLEQHTGLTELVRQYSGYNLPLFEYERCILIPRLSAGEFETDLINRIADGEVIPLCSSTSRRIQIMFLPRSCGSVLLERGKLDDKLADSSAVAQQIAKFLRDNGASPHHDIAAATELTPVQVDDGLGELSRTGLVSCDDYRSFMNTLQQRGKSKELESDWHRQIRPAWRSAERHHRGQRSFRRQAVKQRLVTRSGRWFLTGSFAVMGKELTEEERIEQQTRLLLQRYGVLVKEFYRKETGLEPWSRIFQTLKRMEWRGEIRRGYFIQGLSGVQFALPEALERLKALQMQGEHAESVHLLSTMDPALPFGGLYEWDLLTLDSQPVSVTRSVANHLLFVDAKPVFYAEQYGERLALLHDFRSEHRNRLAAAFHIFLQLPALWRPRKQICIRMIDGIDAARHELQSAFREAGYESDGASLTLWPSQV